In Cyprinus carpio isolate SPL01 chromosome B7, ASM1834038v1, whole genome shotgun sequence, a genomic segment contains:
- the LOC109064509 gene encoding alpha-actinin-3-like yields the protein MTTVIETQVQYNNTYMMSATESYMTQEDDWDRDLLLDPAWEKQQRKTFTAWCNSHLRKAGTQIENIEEDFRNGLKLMLLLEVISGERLPKPDKGKMRFHKIANVNKALDYISSKGVKLVSIGAEEIVDGNVKMTLGMIWTIILRFAIQDISVEETSAKEGLLLWCQRKTAPYRNVNVQNFHISWKDGLALCALIHRHRPDLIDYSKLRKDDPIGNLNTAFEVAEKYLDIPKMLDAEDIVNTPKPDEKAIMTYVSCFYHAFAGAEQAETAANRICKVLAVNQENERLMEEYEKLASELLEWIRRTIPWLENRVAEQTMRAMQQKLEDFRDYRRVHKPPRVQEKCQLEINFNTLQTKLRLSNRPAFMPSEGKMVSDIANAWKGLEQVEKGYEEWLLTEIRRLERLDHLAEKFKQKCGLHESWTTGKEHLLSQKDYETASLMEIRALMRKHEAFESDLAAHQDRVEQIAAIAQELNELDYHDAASVNTRCQGICDQWDNLGTLTQKRRDALERVEKLWETIDQLYLEFAKRAAPFNNWMDGAMEDLQDMFIVHSIEEIQSLITAHDQFKATLPEADKERIAIMGIQNEITKIAQTYGIKLVGVNPYTVLSPQDITNKWEAVKQLVPLRDQMLQEEVARQQANERLRRSFAAQANIIGPWIQTKMEEIGHVSVDIAGSLEEQMNNLKQYEQNIINYKSNIDKLEGDHQLIQEALIFDNKHTNYTMEHIRVGWEQLLTTIARTINEVENQILTRDAKGISQEQLNEFRASFNHFDRKRNGMMDPDDFRACLISMGYDLGEVEFARIMTLVDPNNTGVVTFQAFIDFMTRETAETDTAEQVMASFKILASDKPYITMEELRRELPPEQAEYCISRMTKYVGPEAAPGALDYISFSSALYGESDL from the exons ACGTTCACGGCATGGTGTAACTCTCATCTGCGTAAAGCAGGAACTCAGATCGAGAACATTGAAGAGGATTTCAGGAATGGCCTCAAACTCATGCTGCTGCTGGAGGTCATCTCAG GTGAGAGACTGCCCAAGCCTGACAAAGGAAAGATGCGTTTCCACAAGATCGCCAATGTCAACAAGGCCCTGGATTATATCTCTAGCAAAGGAGTCAAACTGGTGTCCATCGGTGCTGAAG AGATTGTTGATGGCAATGTGAAGATGACTCTGGGAATGATCTGGACCATCATTCTCCGTTTCGCTATCCAGGACATTTCTGTGGAGg AGACGTCTGCTAAAGAGGGTCTGCTGCTGTGGTGTCAGAGGAAGACGGCCCCCTACAGGAACGTCAACGTACAGAACTTCCACATCAG CTGGAAGGATGGCCTCGCTCTGTGTGCCCTCATCCATAGACACAGACCAGACCTCATCGACTACTCTAAACTCAGAAAG GACGACCCAATTGGAAACCTGAACACTGCGTTTGAGGTGGCAGAGAAGTACCTGGACATCCCGAAGATGCTGGACGCTGAAG ACATCGTCAACACCCCTAAACCTGATGAGAAAGCCATCATGACCTACGTGTCCTGCTTTTACCATGCTTTCGCTGGTGCCGAGCAG GCCGAGACCGCGGCTAACAGGATCTGTAAGGTTCTGGCTGTGAACCAGGAGAACGAACGGCTGATGGAGGAGTATGAGAAACTGGCCAGTGAG TTGTTGGAGTGGATCCGTCGCACCATCCCGTGGCTGGAGAACCGCGTGGCAGAGCAGACCATGCGTGCCATGCAGCAGAAGCTGGAGGATTTCCGTGACTACAGGCGCGTCCACAAGCCTCCACGTGTTCAGGAGAAGTGCCAGCTGGAGATCAACTTCAACACCCTGCAGACCAAACTCCGCCTGAGCAACCGCCCGGCCTTCATGCCCTCTGAGGGCAAGATGGTGTCG GATATTGCTAACGCATGGAAAGGTCTAGAGCAGGTAGAGAAGGGTTATGAGGAATGGCTCCTTACCGAGATCCGTCGTCTGGAGAGACTCGATCATCTGGCGGAGAAGTTCAAGCAGAAATGCGGCCTGCATGAGTCCTGGACCACAG GAAAGGAGCACCTGCTGTCTCAGAAGGACTATGAGACGGCCTCTCTGATGGAGATCAGGGCTCTGATGAGGAAGCACGAGGCGTTTGAGAGTGACCTGGCTGCCCACCAGGACCGAGTGGAGCAGATCGCAGCCATCGCTCAAGAGCTGAA CGAGTTAGACTATCATGATGCTGCTTCAGTGAACACCCGCTGCCAGGGCATCTGTGACCAGTGGGACAACCTGGGAACCTTGACCCAGAAGAGAAGAGATGCTCTAGAG CGTGTAGAAAAACTCTGGGAGACGATTGATCAGCTGTACCTGGAGTTCGCCAAGAGGGCGGCGCCATTCAACAACTGGATGGATGGAGCCATGGAGGATCTGCAGGACATGTTCATTGTGCACAGTATCGAGGAGATCCAG AGTCTGATCACAGCTCACGATCAGTTCAAGGCCACCCTGCCAGAAGCCGATAAGGAGCGCATCGCCATCATGGGCATCCAGAACGAGATCACCAAGATCGCCCAGACCTACGGCATCAAGCTGGTCGGAGTCAATCCCTACACGGTCCTCAGCCCACAGGACATCACCAACAAATGGGAGGCA GTGAAGCAGCTGGTTCCCCTCAGAGATCAGATGCTGCAGGAGGAGGTTGCCAGGCAACAGGCCAATGAGAGGCTGAGGCGCTCCTTCGCTGCTCAGGCCAACATCATCGGACCCTGGATTCAGACCAAGATGGAG GAGATTGGTCACGTGTCGGTGGATATCGCCGGCTCTCTGGAGGAACAGATGAATAATCTGAAGCAGTACGAGCAGAACATCATTAACTACAAATCCAACATTGACAAGCTGGAGGGAGATCACCAGCTCATTCAGGAGGCACTCATCTTTGATAACAAACACACCAACTACACCATGGAG CACATCCGTGTGGGCTGGGAGCAGCTGCTCACCACCATCGCTCGCACCATCAACGAGGTGGAGAACCAGATCCTGACCCGCGACGCCAAGGGCATCAGCCAGGAGCAGCTCAATGAGTTCAGAGCCTCCTTCAACCACTTCGACAGG AAGAGAAACGGCATGATGGACCCCGACGATTTCCGTGCATGCCTGATCTCCATGGGTTACGATCTG GGTGAGGTGGAGTTTGCCCGCATCATGACCCTGGTGGACCCCAACAACACAGGCGTGGTGACCTTCCAGGCCTTTATCGACTTTATGACACGCGAGACCGCTGAAACCGACACTGCCGAACAGGTCATGGCCTCCTTCAAGATCCTGGCCTCCGACAAG CCCTACATCACCATGGAGGAGCTCCGTCGTGAACTCCCACCCGAGCAGGCCGAGTACTGCATCAGCCGCATGACCAAGTACGTCGGCCCCGAGGCAGCCCCTGGAGCCCTGGATTACATCTCCTTCTCCAGCGCCCTCTATGGAGAGAGCGATTTATAA